AATAGGAAGagtataaaaatagaatatattacgTCACTATTTCGTCTTCTCTTTATAGTAGCGTATCGTAGGAGTGGGACAGGTGGCCTTTCCCAACCCTGCTACGCTGGCTGGTGCCCGACAAACCTCCACTGGGATGGTGGTCACAGGTGCAAAGGACATGCACACGGGCACGCTACGCTACGGTAACCAAGAGGTGACTTCAGCCATGAATAAGGTGAAGAGGTTACACATCTACCTACGGAATATAATAACATACAATGACTTATAAAGTGACTACATGCATATGAGCAAGCAAAGTACAGAGATGCCTAGAACCACACTACAGCTGCGCTTTTCAGGAAAAGCACAAGAATACGTTTTGCTACCTAAAACCCTCTTCTACTTTAAAAATGGTTTGCtgaatttttctatgttttaaaaatgtttttacgCTTTCTTTTTTAACACGTAAAGGATCGAACCTAATCCTCTCCCGAGACTCCTGCTTTGTGTTAATGCCTATTCTTACAACAGAGAAACAAGTACATTAATGTAAAAACGAGTTGATTATTGGGGTATAAAATCCTCTATTGTCTGTAGCACAGCCCTCCTCCCCCACTGCTCAGGGTTAtgcaaatactattttttttctctctcttttaaagacagtttggggtaatctttttcttttgcttaagtcagagatggaagggaggaagagcaaaggaaaaaacaaccaacaacaaGGAGAATGGAACTTTCCCTTCTGGTATCGAAATGCTCCGGAGAGGAGGGACTGTCAGGGGAGCACCTGGGGCCGGTTCCGCCCTCGCTGTGGGTGGCGGTGGCGCCTGCCTGCCTGGCGCCCTCAGATGTCCACATCCCGCACGTCGGTGGGTGTGCAAGCCAggtccacctcctcctcctcctcttcctcctcctcggCGGCCTTGGGGTCCATGTTCTGCTGGGCCTGGCGCAGGCTTGACTCCAGCAGGGCTTCGATCTGCTCCTGGCAGGCCCGGAGGCAGTCCTGAGAGAGACGGAGTGGGGAGAGGTGGGAAGAGGGGGTCCTTAGAAGGGGCCTGCGGTGAGGGCCCCCTCCCAGGTGCCACGACCTGGAAGGCCTCTATAAGAGCAAGACTAAGTAAAAAACTGTCCCTTGACCCATGCCGCCGCCTCTGAACCTGAGCGAGACGTGGGAGCTGCCATCACCTGTCAGTGAGACACTCAGGACCCAACGCTTCcacctcccacctggcctccGGAGCCACAAGACAGCAGATGCTTGCCCGCCCACCCTGCACCCGCTCTGCCCATCCCCAAGCTCAACAGCTCCTTGACCTTCTGTTCCCACTGGCCCTGCCAGCTCCCTGGGGAATTCAGTGCCATCTGATCTGGACAGACAGGCCCTTTCAGTCCTGCCTTTTCAGACAGCCTCTCCGTGTGGCAGCCCTCCAGGTGAACCTGGCCTTCCATGATCAACGGCTGTCAAAGTCTCAGGCCGTGCATGACTGAGGATGAATGCTGGGTGCCCAGGGGGACCTGGACCCTTGATCCCTCACCTCCATCCTCTCCCGCTCAGGCCTGTGCCCCGGGGCCACCCATCAGCCTGGCACAGCATGCATCCACCCGCTGCGGCCACAGAGGTGCTCGCCCTCGGGTGGAGTGCAACAGAAGCTCCTGGAAGTCCTGCACCTCCGCCCTCCGGGTCTCCAGACCCCCTTGGCGGCGGCCGCACCACACCGTCAGTGGGAAAGAGCAGCCATGGAATCCGGAACCCCGCGCCCAGCCGGGGGCCTCTCCTCAGCTCCAGCACGGGCAAGTCCCAGGCAGCCCGAAGCGGCTATCTCCTGTGCGGGGGCTTCTGGATAGAGAACTGGCTTCATGTGTTGGGGCTGTGTGTGTCCCAACTGCCAGGAAGCCACAGTAGGGCTTCAAGCCGAGTCTCTAGGCAGCCCAGGAAACAGACTTTCCACAAGGAGCAGGGCTGGGCCACAGCCCCAACAGGTGCCACTGAACTTCCAACCAGATGGGGGTGGACAAAGGCAGGGCATGACAGGCGATGACCTAGGCCAGAAGGACTTTTCAGTGGACCCCTGGGGTCGTAACATTTTAGCGTCCTGTGACTATAGGGAGGGCTTTCCTCTCCCGCCTTTCAGATAAATTCTCATCATGGCAAATGAAGCCGGCTGGGCTGGCAGCACAAACAGTCCCActgtacagatggggaaactgaggccagagaccTGGGGTGAGATCCAAGACTCCTGATGTTCAACCTAAAACACCAGCCACCCTCAGTTCCCAGCTCCAGGGGCCTGGCAGCTCCACCCACGGACTCTTCACCTGCCGTCCGCCCCCCTCACCATGACCCGCTCCAGGGTCACGCATGCAGCTGGACTCCATTTCCCTCATTCCTCTGGCCCCACAGCTGCCTGCAAGGCTACCCTGGTGGACAGAGCTGTTCTCCCACAGCCAGAAGCTCCAAGGAGGCAGCACGCTCCTCCACGAAAAGTCACTGGTGTGTGGCCCTGTGCACCCGATTCACACAGATGGACATTCCACCCACCAAAGAAAATTCTAGAACACGCCCTAGAAAGTGCAGGGGGCCTCTGCTGTGAACGGTTTTTCTGAGTCTGGGCTCAGCTAATCAGGCAGAGTGGACTCCGCCTCAGGTAACTTCACCCCGTGTGTCAGCTGTGAGCGTGTGCCTCCCATCTAGTTCAGATGGTCTCTACTCAAATAAGGGCCAGTGCCCAACTTCCCACAACTGCCCAAAGACAGCAACATCCCGGGCAGATACCCCTGGCGGGGAGGCGGTTTCCACTCAGGGCGTGGAGTTGGAAATGAAAGTGCAGATGCGAGTTTCATTTTGACGGAGGGGCTTTCCCTTTGCTGGGCTTCTGGAGGCCTTGACGGCGTTTCTGAACCATTTTCCTGAGAGAACTGTGGGCTGCTGGCCTCCACCCTACAGCGGGTGAGGACACCTTACCACCCCCACAGGATAACACGGGGCAGGGTGCAAGGGAGGCCACGGCCGAGAGCacagaagggaggggagggcgCCCCTGCCACCTCCAGTATCCCATGGCAAAAATGCTTCTTCCTCTTCCGAGACACACATGGGCTGGGCAGCCGCTAGCTGCCTAGAGGCACCGCTAGGCAGGGGACAGGCAGGTGGACGCTAGATAGCATCTGCTGAGACCCGTGCGGAGCCCCCGGGAGGCTCGAGGGCAGACCCCCAAGAGGCGGCCCAGGCCAGAGCCACAACGGGCCTCGCAGGCCCAGCCGGCCCCAAGCTGGGGTCAGGCGGTCACTCCCTCACACACCGCAGGGCCGGCGGCTGACCCGGCCACCTCTCTGGTCTAATTTGGTAAATGCCACAAACCCTTTTGATTgtcattttaattctttctttaagaaaagaatCGGGAATAAAACAATGGCATTTTGAAGAAGAAAGACACAGTCATGCCAGGGTTTAACGGCAGCAGCCTCTCAAAGAGCCGTAAACAAGGCCGTCTCTATCCGCCCGTTGTCCGGCGTCTCGGACCTCACAGGAGCCCTTTTCAAGCATCTATTTATTGGCCACGCACATTGTGGCCCAAACAAAGCTCGCCTGGGCCTAACCCCACACACTATCACCACACGGACCATTGGCTGGGGCCGCCTGGGGCCGTCGTCCTAGACGCTTCGCCCAGAAACACTCTACAGCTCCTGGAAGCCCCAGGGGACATGAGCAGCCTGTGAGGACCTCCCGACCGGTCAGTGAGTTCTAGGAGCAGTGGAAGAAGCTGGTGCCCTGTCAGTCTGTGGCTTGGGGTCCGAggggcccagccccagccccaacccCAACCTTGTCACCCTTGCACCAGCCTTGGCATTTCCGTGGCACTAGGCGTCTCCTGCCTGTGAGCCCCGGCGAGGCTCCCTGGGACACTGCCCTCACTCACCGGGTCACACTTGATCACTCTGGAGAGGAAGCGTGTGAGGCGGTAGTAGGACAGGAAGTTGTTGGGGCTCCCCAGGTTCAGGCCTTGCACTGCGGCCACCACGCTCCCTGCTGCCACCATGGAGGGTGGATTGGAAATGAACTTCACATCTGcagcaggagagagggaagggggctgTGAGCAGGGGACCCGTGATCTGGGCATCCCCACGTGCTGGCTCTGAGCAGGCGGCCCGGCCTGGTGGGTACCACTCTCCaggccctccccagcctcccgcCATCCCTGGGTACTAGGAGAGCAAGAGCCCGGCCCAGGGACCCTCCAGGAATGTCAGCCCCACTGTTGACTCAAACATAACCAAGCAGAGAGAAAGCCACGGGAAGACAGGACAGGTGACAAGGACATCACTACCCTCTCATCCTTTCAGCATCTTGAGCCTTGTGAATGTTACCACTTATTCACAAAAACAAAGTTAGACGACACAAATATGAGGACACAGAGATGTCGCCTCTATGACCCTAAACCTTAACCCCAAGTACGTGCCACCCCCCAGCAGCAGGGATTGGAGACAAGTCATATTCTGAAGGGACGTTGCACGGGGCCAGGCCATGGGGCTGCAGGGCATTGATGAAGCCATTCCCTGTGTCCATCGAGGGGCAAGCCCTGGCCGGCAGCCTTCAGGGTGGCCGTGATGGTGTGGCTCCGGCTCAGGCCCTGGCGTCAGGAGAGCCCGGCTTGGCTCACTCGGGAAGGAAGAGCTGTTCCAGCAACCCATGGCCCTTACCGTGGGACCACGACTGTCACGGTGACCTTCAGAGCACGGACCAAGTACACCCCAACTCCACCCAGGGCCCTCTACTCACAACTCTACTTCTGGCCGATGACAAAAACGCTTCTCTGGGCCACTTGATGTAGCCCAGCAATTCCAGCGACTTCCCAAGTAAGGGAAGAGGTGTGGGGTTCCTAGCAGCAGGCACTATGGGACACCCTTGGTGGACTGGGCCAGGAGCCGGGTCCCAGGAGGGAGCAGCTTTCCCAAGAAGGCACCAATCCCCCTACTTGGGGCTTCCTGGGGACTGTCCCGCACATCTGGGCCTACTTCCAAGGGGGACACCAATCTAGGGCGGCCCATCAGCCTTTGTGGTCTGCACAAAACTCCCTCTGGTCATTGTCAGATACTGGGACTCATCTGCCTGCCAGGCTGCAGTAGTGGGCATCTCAGGGCCTCCATGACTGACCTAGACAAACAGCAGACCAGCTCTTTCCATAGAGAGCCTCGCCACCAATCACGTCCCAGTGTGTGGCGGGGAACTCCGGCCTCCCCTCCTCAAGCAGTCATGCACCTACCGTGGACAGGTGGGCCAGCGTGGGATGTGCCTCTCGGCctggcccccaccccagctccacTGGGGGTAGCCCTTTGTCACACCCACGAGGAATTCTGCATAGGAACCAGGGGCCCTGGGCTGGGAGCTGGACGTCAGCAGGGATGAGTGTGGCATCTTTGTCGGCCCCATCGCCTCATCTCGCGCCACTGAGCGCCCGGGAACAAGGGGGGTCGGGGGAGCTGAATGGGAGCCGACCCAGGCACAAAGGGAGAGGGGCCCCCACGGGCCGCCAGGGGTGCGGCGGCCCATCCGAGACTTCATCCCGAGAGAATAAACAACTTCGGCCTTGTTAGAGAGGGGCGCCGGCGAGGGGCTGGGAAGAAAGGCAGCCACCCTGAAGGGGAGACAAAGCCGGCTGCTGGGCGCcgtaacaacttaaaaaaaagaaatccttaacGAGCCGAGCCAcctcttttcccctttaaatgGGAGCAGTTCCACCCAGTCTGAGAGCCATGAATGAAAACCTTTTCATGGAGGCAAATCAGAACCGTACACACAGAAACCGCTTCTGCAGGGAGCGACAGGTTCTAGCTGGCCCCGTACCTTGTGCCCCCCGTCTCCAGGGGCACACGCAGAGCGGAGTCACTGGGGCCACGTTGTTTCAGAAGCTCATTCTCCCACCCGAATGTGTGGCGCTGCCTGTGTTTAGATTGGGAGCCACCCAGAATTAGACACCAACGCTCCAGGATTTGACCCCATCCGCTGCCCGGTGGTAAAGGGAAGTGACAGCCGTCCTGGAAGCTCCTAGGTACTGGATGTTCCTCATCTGGCCTCTCGCAGAGCCAAGGGCACACCTGCCCTGAAACCCCCATGCGTGAGTGTATGCGGCATGTGCACACCCGCTGGGGACGTGGGGCCAGGGATGCCTGGCGCAGGGAGAACCCCCAGCATCCCCTTTAAACGTAACCCTTGCCACGTGGACGGCAGAAACACCTTCCCAGACTCTTTTCCATGCCTCCACCTCCTTCAGCCATCTCTAACTCTAAGCAGCCCTAAGTCACTCTCATCTCCACAGATGTCCAGCAGGACCAAGGCACCGGCTGCTCAGTTACGTTCCATGGGGTGGCCATGGGTCAGGACCTGGAGCACTTTGCAGGGGTGGGTCCTCTggcctcctgcctctccctcGGGGCCCACCCTGGAGTGGACTCCACAGCCACTGAGAGTAAGTGCACAGCTGGGTCCCCGAGTGTCCCTCCTCCACCCACCGCTGGGGGCGCCTTAGCAGACAAAGGGTGTGCAGTAGCGGGGAGGGCGAGACTCTGCACCTGCCCACTGCCTCCCACCAGCACTCAGGGGTCCTGGGACGGGAGCTCGTCCGCAGGAGCCACCCTGTAGGAAGGCTGTGCAAGAACCACGCCCCACGTTCTCTCCAGGaaactttgcatttctctgaagccACTTTCAGCTCCATAAAAGGCTGGCTGGAGTCTCCAGAGGCCTCTCTCCTCTGAGGAGCACCAGCCAGAGAATGCCTCCCTGTCTGCCGcatgcccccaccccccaccgtCAGACCCATCCAGGCTGGACGACATCCTTGGCAtcttcatctgcccaccttggggaCTAGCTTGGAAACATGTTGGGGACGGGTTCATGCCCCAAGcaggtggaggaggtgggggaggccTCACGCCTAAACCAGAAACTATTCTGGAATACCAGATACTGGTGTCAGAAGGGAGCACAAAGTAGGCTTGGGGGGCTCCGccctctggggaggggagaagatgCTACTGCTTCCTTGAGGCCCCCTGGGCCTTGCGGCCTAGGTCACCCAGAGTGAGCCCCCAAACAGATGTGATGACTGAGGCTTGAGCAAAGGTGGGCCACAGCAGAGCTGGGTGGGATGGGGACATACCCCCCCCATCAGGGTAACCAGGCTTCCTGGGCCAGGAAAGGAGGCAGTCACACGGGGgtcagaggcagggctggggacagcAGGAGGCAGCACCCTGTGTATGTGCGTGTCTGTCCCCACTGGGTTCTGGGGCCAGGGCCATGTCAAGGAGGGGCCTCTGGGGCCATGCCAGGGGAAGTGAGGACTGGGTGCTTCTGCTGCCTACGGTGGCGGCCCAAGCTGAGACTGCTCTGAAGCACCCCCCAGGGCTCAGCTGAGCCCGGCTGGCTGGCAGCACCCCTGGCAGGGCCTCAGGCAGCAGAGCTCCTCTGCTGGACACCCCTGCACTCGGCTGCCCAGAGCACGTGGTGCAGGCGGGCCAACAGCTCTCCCCGCCCCTGGAGGCGTCTCTGGCAGGTGGCCCAGCCTGGGAGAGGCCAGGAGGGGGCCCTGCAGCTCAGGCTCCTTAAGGACACAAGAAGGGCTGGAGGTGGGTGGGGAAAGGAGGCGGCCCTGCAGCCAAGGTAAACCCCTTTGAGCATGGAGTGGCCACAGGCTGCCTGGCCTGGAGGATGAGGCCACAGAAGCTGGACACAGGCAGGCCGAGCTGTCCACACCGATGCCCAAGGTACTGCATGGTGGCCGTGAGGGAGCAAATCCCCTTCCATCCAGCACAACAAATAATCCAGGGCCTCTGCTCACCAGAGCTGGAAGAGCGCTTCCCAGCGCAGGAGGGAGCCTAGGGACATCTTCCCAGACATCACCCCGGTGGAGAGCGAGAAGCCGGCCAGGGTCACCTAAGGAGCTGGCTCTCCAGCGGAGGCCGGGGGCTGCTGGGCCTACCCTACCTGTGGCACAGAGGGCAACGAAGGTCTGCGCGTGTTTGCGGATGATCTGTTTGTTCTCCTCCGCCTCTGGCATTTTGGAAAGGAAGTGTTCGATGAAATCGTGCGGGGTCATGGCGGCCAGGTTCCACTTGAGCTTGTTCACCAGGAGCAGCTCCATTTGCTGCGAACACAGGGTGAGCGGCCATCAGGGGAGGTGCGGGCCGGCCCGGGGGCGCGGGGAAGCCGGCAGCATGGGGGCCCGGGGCCATGCAGCACCTCCGGCTCAGAGCACTGGCTCCTGCGTCTCGTGCGGtcctggaggtgggaggggagggctggCGAATGATGGGGGTGGTATCGGGGAGCCGGGGCAACACGCGATCCCAGATCAAAACAGAAAAGGTGCCCGCTGCGTGAAAAGACTCTGCAAGTGGAAACAAAAAGACCTCCCACCACCTGAAACAGGAGGCTCAGTGCGGAGCGCGGCGCTCCTCGTGCAGCCGCTGGAGGGCGCGCGCCGCCCACTTTTCGGCCACACTGCCGGGCGCGAACGCGGTGGGAGTCGCAGGCAAGCGACTTGGGGGCGGTGGGACGGGGGCGGCTAGGATCCCGCCCGCTCCCGGGACAGGGACGCCCGGCGGCGGGGCCGCCCTCCCTGGGAGCAGATATGCCAGAGGCGGGCCGGCCGCCACTGCCTGCACCTTCCCCGGCCCCGTGATCCTGCGTGCGACTCTCGGGGGGCAGGGGGCGGCGGGGTCCCGCGGTTACCAGCAGCTCTTCGGGCCGGATGGAGTTGTCGGTGTAGATGCACAGCTTCTCGGCCGTCAGGGGGATGGTCTCCTTCATCTTAGAGGCCACGAACATGCAGGTGGCCCCCAGCAGCTGCAGGCGGCTCTTTTTCACGGGCTCCAGCGACAGGAAGCGGTCCAGGTAGTTCATGGCCAGCGGGAAGACCTCCTCCTCGCACTTCTGCTCCTCGCAGACCTGCGGAGGCACGGGGCCCGTGACCGCCGCCGCCAGGTCGCGccgccccacccccgcccccgcaCCCCCCCATCGCGCTCGGCAGGACCGCCAGTTCTGAAGGGCGCCGAGGGGTGGGGGCCGGGGGCGGAAGGACCTTCCTGTGATGCGCCCCCTCCCCCGCGCGTCCCCAGTACCCACCCTCCCCGAAACTGAAAGGGAAAGTCCCCGCGAGGCTGGCACGGTGGGGGCGGGAGCGGGCACAGCTGGGCGGCGTGCGCGGCGGCGCGGGCTGCCAGCCCTGGGGACCCCGGCCCGCCCTGGAGCTCCGTGGTCCCTCTGACTGAGGGTCGACACCCACTGGGGTGCGGGGCCGCGGAACGGGCCGCGGGGTTGGGCGCCGCGCCTGCGAGACACAAAGGTGGCGTCCCAGGCCGCCGCGCCGCATTTCCCCAGAcgtcatcttttcaaaaaatatttaaaaatattaaaaaaataactaagtgcataaaaaaaccctgaaaatgaCCCTCGGGCGACCCTTTACCCAGGCCGAGGGTCGGGAGTTCGTTACAGGCTCCGGGGGGAGCCCCAGGAATTCAAACTCCGGGGCCCCCCTTCCCCCTGGGCGCGGGCGGCGTTTCCCTCTCGCAAGGGCACCACGCCGcactttcaaaaattatttaaaaatacttgcgGGCCCCTCAGGCGCCCACCGAAGGTCTGAAAATGTGCTCCCAGGCCCCCGGCTCCCTCAGAGAAGGTCCCCCAAGCCGAGATCCCTGCAGACGGGGATCAAGCCCTGGCGTCTTGGGGGCCACGCGACCTTGCAGCTCGGCGTGCTCTCCGGCCCTGGCTGCCCATTTGGGGCGCCCCGGGACTCGCTGCTTAAACAAAGGGCCCCCCTTCCCGAGCGGGGTCCCCCCAAAACTCCCCATGCCGCGTCCCTGCGCCCCTCCCGCGGGCTCCCGGCGGCCGCGCGGCCCCTAGCTGCGGCCCCAGCGCCCGGCGGccgctccccgcccccaccctgcccccaatTATTAATAAACACTTTTGCTTTGCAATAAAAGAGCAAAGATGGCGCATAATACTGGCACGAGCGGCCCTTGCATACGTGTCCAtggatattaatttaaaaatcaaatctatGCCCCCTCCCCCCGGAGTTGGCGGCTCTCGGCCGCAGCGGCCGCGAGAGGAGGCGCAGCCGGGCTGGGGCGCAGGCGGGGGGCACAAAGCGCACTCAGCCTGCCAGCCCGCACCCTCGGGCCCATTGGGGTGCCCCGACACTGGCTTCTCCCGACGgcacccctccccaacccccttctcccctcccacgAAACGCAACTTatagcacccccacccccaccccttcctgCTTCAGAAAATAcccacaatttttatttttaaaatgcggATCCCTAGCAACACCACAGCAAACTTCAAAGTTCTAgcgggagagaagggaggggggTGAGGAGCAAAGAAACGTGGGTCTGGGCAACAAGTTGCAGGGAAGTCTTAAGAGAGCCGCCCAAAGCCCCGCACCTCCAGCATCCAGGTGGCGACGATCTTCCGCATGGACGGCAGGACCTCCTTCTGCACACATTTGAAGTAGGACACCGAGGGCGCGCAGGTCTCCTCCGCCTTCAGCATGGCCCGCAGCACCCGGTCGTTGAGGAGGTTGGCATCGGGGTACGCGCGGCGGATGGTTTCCACTTCGCAGCACAGGAGCTGGTGTTCCATGGCTGGGGCTCTGCCTGGGCAGCTAGGGAGGGCTGTGGGTCCGGGCTGGGTCCGCGCTCGGCTCTCGCTTCTGCTGCCCCGCGCTCCCTCGCGCTATTCTGCCCCTCGCCGGAGCGTGCGGACTCTGCTGCTCGCTGCTACTGCGCCGACAGCCCTCTGGAGGCTCCAGGACTTTGCAACTTCAACAAAACTCCCCTGTAGTCCGTGTGACGTTACTGTTGTTAAGCAGAGATCAAAGCCGGGCAGAGAATGGGAGCgggaggggggcgggggcgggcgcAGGGGGAGGGGGCGCGGGCGCCAAACGCCGGGAGCAGCGAGGGGCAGAGCCCAAAAGCCATCCCCGAGGCGCCGCGCCTGCCCTGCGGCGGAGTTGCCCCCGTAGTCCGGTtttcatagaaatgcaaatcgcCCCGCTGCAGCCTTTCTCCCCGCCAGGGAAGAGGGGTGCAGGGGGCCCCGTCCGCCTCGAGTGGGTTCCCTGGGATTTAGGGGGTGAGGTGGTGGTGGCTCTGCAGTAGGGGACCACTAGGAAGGCCGGCAGGCCACACGCAGCCTGGGGAGACCACGAGAAGGGGGGACTCTAGGGCGCGGCGACACCCCATATCCAAGCCGGCAGAATGGGCGCATTTCCAAGAACGCCACGAGGGCACCCACGGGCGGACAGACGGCCAAAGAATCTCAGCGACTGcatcttctttcattttcattaacaCGTGTAAATTTCAAGAACTATTTAGCATACAGGGACGGGGAGGACCGGGCACACAACCCCTGTGCAAGTTTCATTCCGGCGCACAGGGGCGTCGTTGCAAATGCCCAAGGGGGTAACCCTAAAAGTTAAAGGAATTTCAGCTTAGCATGCGCtcgctcaaaaaataaaataaaataaatgcccgAAAATTCCAGCAGCAGCCCAAGATGGTGGCCAGCATTTCCTTCATCTTGTCCTTCTAGCCTGGAGACTCTTCGGGCTGCCTTCCTACCTTGACCAGTCGGTCCTTGCGGGGATCCCCAAATGCACCCCCTCCCTTCCCGTGCCGGCAATTTAACCGGGAGAAACACACGTCTGAATGGAAAGCTGAGAAACAGTGATCTCCGTTCTgactcatttttttaattaaaaaagaaattaaattgctGGAAATATTAGTCGCCTCAGCCTGGGACAAGACCACTGGAAGGTTCCTAATTGGTTTTGTTGGGGGTGTAGACGTCCCTTCACCTTTAGAGTTTGCCCTGGGACTAAATTCGTGAGCATGAGGGGGCTGGCAGGAGCGGGCATAATTCAGAACAATTATCAATTAAACAAATGAGTGTACTGATCTGATTTTTAGCAAAATCGATAGGTGTTCGTGGTTTCATGAGAGGGTCCCCACTACCGCAAACTTAAGCAgatgtaaattaaaatacatagtttttaaaataacaggtTCTGTCTCTTTggtgcattaaaaaataaaaggacattttactgtcttaacttttgtttttgttattttaatagtaCCTGCCCCAAATTAAGAAAACTGTTCatttacttccttttgaatatagTTTAGTGTCATCAAACCACCGTATCCTCTTAACAGTAAAAGCTCAAAGAAAACGGATAGAAAAAGTCCCCTCCCCTTCGCCAGGGTGCTCACAGCAAGATGcgaccccccccaccccccac
This portion of the Macaca mulatta isolate MMU2019108-1 chromosome 14, T2T-MMU8v2.0, whole genome shotgun sequence genome encodes:
- the CCND1 gene encoding G1/S-specific cyclin-D1 produces the protein MEHQLLCCEVETIRRAYPDANLLNDRVLRAMLKAEETCAPSVSYFKCVQKEVLPSMRKIVATWMLEVCEEQKCEEEVFPLAMNYLDRFLSLEPVKKSRLQLLGATCMFVASKMKETIPLTAEKLCIYTDNSIRPEELLQMELLLVNKLKWNLAAMTPHDFIEHFLSKMPEAEENKQIIRKHAQTFVALCATDVKFISNPPSMVAAGSVVAAVQGLNLGSPNNFLSYYRLTRFLSRVIKCDPDCLRACQEQIEALLESSLRQAQQNMDPKAAEEEEEEEEEVDLACTPTDVRDVDI
- the CCND1 gene encoding G1/S-specific cyclin-D1 isoform X1; translated protein: MEHQLLCCEVETIRRAYPDANLLNDRVLRAMLKAEETCAPSVSYFKCVQKEVLPSMRKIVATWMLEVCEEQKCEEEVFPLAMNYLDRFLSLEPVKKSRLQLLGATCMFVASKMKETIPLTAEKLCIYTDNSIRPEELLQMELLLVNKLKWNLAAMTPHDFIEHFLSKMPEAEENKQIIRKHAQTFVALCATGRVGPAAPGLPPFPLSCCRCEVHFQSTLHGGSRERGGRSARPEPGEPQQLPVLLPPHTLPLQSDQV